In the genome of Candidatus Yanofskybacteria bacterium, one region contains:
- the ddlA gene encoding D-alanine--D-alanine ligase, whose amino-acid sequence MGTKKNKIRVGVIFGGKSVEHEVSLQSAKNIMEAIDKNKYEIVPIGIDKNGRWLLNSSTRFLLNANDPKLIKLNNEANVALALSPGEQNRQLQSSSDKIQAKQIDVAFPVLHGTFGEDGTMQGLLKLLNIPFVGASVLGSAVGMDKDIQKRLLTAAGILTVNFLVFEKSSKINFKNTVKQLGLPFFVKPANSGSSIGISRVDNQKQFKSAVAKAFKYDRKILIEEFIKGRELECSVLGNDKPIASIPGEIVVNNHDFYSYEAKYVDEKGAILAIPAKLPKNIIKKIQNIAVKSFKTLCLEGMARVDFFLRNDNEVIVNELNTIPGFTKISMYPKLWEASGISYKELIDRLIMLAIRRFNEEKKLKTSVDLS is encoded by the coding sequence ATGGGCACAAAGAAAAACAAAATTAGGGTCGGGGTTATATTTGGAGGAAAATCGGTTGAGCACGAGGTTTCCTTGCAATCGGCCAAGAATATCATGGAAGCGATTGATAAAAATAAATATGAAATCGTACCGATTGGAATTGATAAGAATGGCAGATGGCTTCTCAATAGCTCCACAAGGTTTTTGTTAAATGCTAATGATCCCAAACTAATTAAACTTAACAATGAAGCCAATGTCGCGTTGGCATTATCACCGGGAGAACAAAATAGACAACTTCAAAGTTCGTCTGACAAAATTCAGGCAAAACAAATAGATGTCGCTTTCCCGGTTCTTCACGGAACTTTCGGCGAAGATGGCACGATGCAGGGCTTACTAAAATTACTAAATATACCATTCGTCGGTGCGAGCGTATTGGGTTCGGCCGTGGGAATGGATAAGGACATCCAGAAACGATTACTGACGGCTGCCGGTATACTAACTGTCAATTTCTTGGTATTTGAAAAGAGTTCAAAAATAAATTTTAAAAATACTGTAAAACAATTGGGGCTGCCATTTTTTGTAAAACCAGCCAACTCCGGTTCTTCCATCGGAATATCGAGAGTAGATAACCAAAAACAATTCAAAAGTGCCGTAGCCAAAGCGTTTAAATATGACAGGAAGATTTTAATTGAGGAGTTTATTAAGGGCAGAGAATTAGAGTGTTCGGTACTTGGAAATGATAAGCCAATTGCTTCAATTCCTGGCGAGATTGTAGTAAACAATCACGATTTCTATTCTTATGAAGCAAAATATGTTGACGAGAAAGGAGCGATACTTGCGATTCCAGCAAAATTGCCAAAAAACATAATTAAAAAAATTCAAAACATTGCCGTAAAATCTTTTAAAACCCTCTGCTTAGAAGGTATGGCACGAGTAGATTTCTTTTTAAGAAACGACAACGAAGTGATCGTGAATGAATTAAATACCATTCCTGGTTTTACTAAAATCAGCATGTATCCGAAGCTTTGGGAAGCCAGTGGGATATCTTATAAAGAACTAATTGATAGGTTGATTATGCTAGCCATTAGACGATTTAACGAAGAAAAGAAACTAAAAACGTCAGTTGACTTGAGCTAA